In Musa acuminata AAA Group cultivar baxijiao chromosome BXJ2-3, Cavendish_Baxijiao_AAA, whole genome shotgun sequence, the following proteins share a genomic window:
- the LOC103978322 gene encoding 26 kDa endochitinase 2-like, which produces MEAVLCLSIVTSSGTLDQRCGTLRDGRFVPGNGSLASLITSSLFDRMLKHRDDAACPAKGFYTYDAFVAAAAAFRGFATTGDADTRKREVAAFLAQTSHETTGGWATAPDGPFAWGYCYLQEQGDPSDYCLPSSQYPCAAGKKYYGRGPFQISYNYNYESVEEAIGMDLLSIPELVTTDRVISFKTTIFWMMPQSPKLSCHEVIVGKWTPSDVDRLAGRVPGYGTVTNIINGGVECGKGFDANGADRIRFYKRYCDILGVSYGDHLYCYRRSLYIYILFTILQ; this is translated from the exons ATGGAGGCCGTCTTGTGTTTGTCCATCGTGACCTCGTCGGGCACGCTCGACCAGCGATGCGGAACCCTCCGAGACGGTCGTTTCGTCCCCGGCAACGGCAGCCTGGCATCCCTCATCACCTCCTCGCTCTTCGACCGAATGCTGAAGCATCGGGACGACGCGGCCTGCCCCGCCAAAGGATTCTACACCTACGACGCCTTCGTAGCCGCGGCGGCCGCGTTTCGCGGGTTCGCCACCACGGGCGACGCCGACACTCGCAAGCGGGAGGTCGCCGCTTTCCTGGCACAGACCTCCCACGAAACCACTG GTGGGTGGGCGACAGCACCCGATGGTCCGTTCGCCTGGGGCTACTGTTATCTCCAAGAACAAGGCGATCCAAGCGATTACTGTCTCCCGAGCTCTCAGTACCCATGCGCTGCCGGCAAGAAGTACTACGGCCGAGGGCCTTTCCAGATCTCCTA TAACTATAACTACGAGAGTGTCGAAGAAGCCATTGGCATGGACCTACTAAGCATCCCGGAGCTGGTGACCACCGACAGAGTCATCTCGTTTAAGACAACCATATTCTGGATGATGCCTCAGTCCCCCAAGCTATCGTGCCATGAGGTCATTGTCGGGAAGTGGACGCCGTCGGATGTCGATCGGTTGGCGGGACGGGTTCCGGGATATGGGACCGTCACCAACATCATCAACGGAGGGGTGGAGTGCGGGAAGGGGTTCGATGCCAATGGCGCAGATAGGATTAGGTTCTACAAGAGGTATTGCGACATACTCGGCGTGAGCTATGGAGATCATCTCTACTGCTATCGAcgatctctatatatatatatattattcacaATCCTTCAATAa
- the LOC135606485 gene encoding NAC domain-containing protein 22-like, whose translation MEIRSTLEMYLPGFRFHPTEEELLDFYLRRKVQGKRLQLEIIATVNLYRHDPWELPGLAKMGETEWYFYVPRDRRQTSGGRPSRTTERGFWKATGCDRPVRSAADPKRLIGLKKTLVFYEGRAPRGTKTDWVMNEYRLPDPSATSSDGPPKEESMVLCKIHRKATSMKVLEQRAAAMEEDTTMSQNSSSTAESASDYDQESFLKSMVKEDVVIVIEDATEEEVTTVVVVEEEKEEADVAAVSTRQRPSLPELEVPKKEGLEWLQDPFWTQLRSPWMDLWSPYLATMLNC comes from the exons ATGGAGATCAGAAGCACCTTGGAGATGTATCTCCCCGGGTTCAGGTTCCATCCCACTGAGGAGGAGCTTCTCGACTTCTACCTCAGGCGCAAGGTCCAGGGGAAGAGGCTGCAGCTTGAAATCATTGCTACAGTTAATCTCTATCGCCATGATCCCTGGGAGCTTCCAG GGTTGGCCAAGATGGGGGAGACGGAGTGGTACTTCTACGTGCCGAGGGACCGGAGACAAACCAGCGGCGGGCGGCCGAGCAGGACCACGGAGCGGGGTTTCTGGAAGGCCACCGGTTGCGACCGGCCGGTGCGCAGCGCGGCCGACCCCAAGCGGCTCATCGGCCTCAAGAAGACGCTGGTCTTCTACGAGGGCCGCGCGCCTCGGGGCACCAAGACCGACTGGGTCATGAACGAGTACCGCCTCCCCGACCCGTCCGCCACGTCCTCCGACGGTCCACCAAAG GAGGAGAGCATGGTGTTGTGCAAGATACACCGGAAGGCGACCTCGATGAAGGTGCTGGAGCAGCGGGCGGCGGCCATGGAAGAGGATACGACGATGTCGCAGAATTCTAGCTCGACCGCGGAGTCCGCGTCAGACTACGATCAGGAGAGCTTCTTGAAATCCATGGTCAAGGAGGATGTTGTAATCGTCATCGAGGATGCAACGGAGGAGGAGGTGACGaccgtggtggtggtggaggaggagaaagaggaagcgGATGTTGCCGCCGTGTCGACTCGGCAAAGGCCGAGTCTGCCCGAGTTGGAGGTCCCGAAGAAGGAGGGGTTAGAATGGCTACAGGACCCGTTCTGGACTCAGCTACGAAGCCCATGGATGGATCTCTGGTCTCCATATTTGGCCACCATGCTCAACTGCTAA
- the LOC135607548 gene encoding uncharacterized protein LOC135607548 codes for MAASASAPSQPCHVRSVSLPSRSHPAALRVEEELNQLTSSLASSSTAPQALCDGLRGLGGLYDSMEELIRLTSNQQTLNHPLQKKWVEEELDGSIRLLDLCSAVISSLAAMKERIHGLQLALRKREDAAIVSKVSDYVRFGRKAEKDMKSCFRSLKHMEDKRIDDDDDLPIRLLMEAKVATVSLLRLVSSFLSTQTRRPKSRRWSFVSKALSKRKVAASEEEEHGVESLRIFSWHASCDCNPCKGADDDRLLQAQSQLQTLEVSIEGIESGLECLFRQLIQSRVSLLNILSS; via the coding sequence ATGGCTGCATCAGCTTCTGCACCAAGCCAGCCATGCCATGTCCGGTCCGTCAGCTTGCCGTCGAGATCTCACCCTGCTGCACTCAGGGTTGAGGAAGAGCTGAACCAGCTGACGTCTTCCCTGGCTTCATCCTCCACAGCACCACAGGCGTTGTGCGACGGACTGAGAGGACTCGGCGGGCTGTACGATTCCATGGAGGAGCTTATTCGCTTAACGAGCAACCAGCAGACCCTCAATCATCCACTGCAGAAGAAGTGGGTGGAGGAAGAGTTGGATGGGTCTATCAGATTGTTGGACCTGTGCAGCGCAGTGATCTCGAGCTTGGCTGCAATGAAGGAGCGCATCCATGGTCTTCAGCTGGCTCTCAGAAAGAGAGAAGACGCAGCAATCGTGAGCAAAGTGAGTGATTACGTTCGCTTTGGGAGGAAGGCAGAGAAGGATATGAAGAGTTGCTTCAGATCGTTGAAGCACATGGAGGACAAACGCATCGATGACGATGACGACCTGCCGATTAGGCTTTTGATGGAAGCGAAGGTGGCCACCGTCTCTCTCCTCCGACTGGTCTCGTCTTTCTTGTCGACGCAAACGAGAAGACCCAAGTCAAGGAGGTGGTCTTTCGTTTCCAAGGCATTGAGCAAGCGGAAGGTGGCAGCATCCGAGGAGGAAGAACATGGAGTGGAAAGTCTACGCATCTTCTCATGGCATGCTTCTTGTGATTGCAATCCCTGCAAGGGTGCTGACGATGACAGGCTATTGCAGGCGCAAAGCCAACTGCAGACATTAGAAGTCAGCATTGAAGGGATCGAGAGTGGATTGGAATGCCTCTTCAGGCAACTGATCCAAAGCAGAGTTTCTCTGCTCAACATACTCAGCTCATGA